From Eschrichtius robustus isolate mEscRob2 chromosome 7, mEscRob2.pri, whole genome shotgun sequence, a single genomic window includes:
- the AVPI1 gene encoding arginine vasopressin-induced protein 1 isoform X2, with product MGTPASVVSEPPPWQAPTEARGRKQASANIFQDAELLQIQGLFHRSGDQLAEERAQVVWEYAGDHRVAEALKRLRRKRPPRQKPLGPSLHHCSRLRITEPRAPPADPQSSATEMASSEQYLNSRRTNARIRRNWRKPASKDTEDYDDDSAGEEFRDVAVGLDRGTVFQKGKWNIKA from the exons ATGGGTACCCCCGCCTCTGTGGTGAGCGAGCCACCCCCCTGGCAGGCCCCGACGGAAGCCCGGGGCCGCAAGCAGGCCTCGGCCAACATCTTCCAGGACGCTGAGCTGCTGCAGATCCAGGGCCTGTTTCACCGCAGCGGGGACCAGCTGGCCGAGGAACGAGCGCAGGTCGTCTGGGAGTATGCAGGGGACCACCGTGTGGCGGAGGCCTTGAAGAGGCTGCGCAGGAAGAGGCCGCCTCGGCAGAAGCCCCTGGGCCCCTCGCTACACCACTGCAGCCGGCTCAG AATCACAGAGCCCCGCGCTCCACCGGCCGACCCACAGAGCAGTGCCACGGAGATGGCTTCCAGCGAGCAGTATCTGAACTCCAGGAGGACCAATGCCAGGATCCGCCGGAACTGGAGGAAGCCAG CTAGTAAAGATACAGAAGACTACGATGACGACTCAGCTGGGGAAGAGTTCAGAGACGTGGCTGTGGGACTGGATCGTGGGACAGTTTTCCAGAAAGGCAAGTGGAACATAAAGGCTTAA
- the AVPI1 gene encoding arginine vasopressin-induced protein 1 isoform X1, producing MNAVRSLMGTPASVVSEPPPWQAPTEARGRKQASANIFQDAELLQIQGLFHRSGDQLAEERAQVVWEYAGDHRVAEALKRLRRKRPPRQKPLGPSLHHCSRLRITEPRAPPADPQSSATEMASSEQYLNSRRTNARIRRNWRKPASKDTEDYDDDSAGEEFRDVAVGLDRGTVFQKGKWNIKA from the exons ATGAACGCCGTCCGGTCCCT GATGGGTACCCCCGCCTCTGTGGTGAGCGAGCCACCCCCCTGGCAGGCCCCGACGGAAGCCCGGGGCCGCAAGCAGGCCTCGGCCAACATCTTCCAGGACGCTGAGCTGCTGCAGATCCAGGGCCTGTTTCACCGCAGCGGGGACCAGCTGGCCGAGGAACGAGCGCAGGTCGTCTGGGAGTATGCAGGGGACCACCGTGTGGCGGAGGCCTTGAAGAGGCTGCGCAGGAAGAGGCCGCCTCGGCAGAAGCCCCTGGGCCCCTCGCTACACCACTGCAGCCGGCTCAG AATCACAGAGCCCCGCGCTCCACCGGCCGACCCACAGAGCAGTGCCACGGAGATGGCTTCCAGCGAGCAGTATCTGAACTCCAGGAGGACCAATGCCAGGATCCGCCGGAACTGGAGGAAGCCAG CTAGTAAAGATACAGAAGACTACGATGACGACTCAGCTGGGGAAGAGTTCAGAGACGTGGCTGTGGGACTGGATCGTGGGACAGTTTTCCAGAAAGGCAAGTGGAACATAAAGGCTTAA
- the AVPI1 gene encoding arginine vasopressin-induced protein 1 isoform X3 gives MNAVRSLMGTPASVVSEPPPWQAPTEARGRKQASANIFQDAELLQIQGLFHRSGDQLAEERAQVVWEYAGDHRVAEALKRLRRKRPPRQKPLGPSLHHCSRLRITEPRAPPADPQSSATEMASSEQYLNSRRTNARIRRNWRKPGPTSYLHQIRH, from the exons ATGAACGCCGTCCGGTCCCT GATGGGTACCCCCGCCTCTGTGGTGAGCGAGCCACCCCCCTGGCAGGCCCCGACGGAAGCCCGGGGCCGCAAGCAGGCCTCGGCCAACATCTTCCAGGACGCTGAGCTGCTGCAGATCCAGGGCCTGTTTCACCGCAGCGGGGACCAGCTGGCCGAGGAACGAGCGCAGGTCGTCTGGGAGTATGCAGGGGACCACCGTGTGGCGGAGGCCTTGAAGAGGCTGCGCAGGAAGAGGCCGCCTCGGCAGAAGCCCCTGGGCCCCTCGCTACACCACTGCAGCCGGCTCAG AATCACAGAGCCCCGCGCTCCACCGGCCGACCCACAGAGCAGTGCCACGGAGATGGCTTCCAGCGAGCAGTATCTGAACTCCAGGAGGACCAATGCCAGGATCCGCCGGAACTGGAGGAAGCCAGGTCCCACAAGCTACCTTCATCAGATCAGACACTGA